The following are encoded together in the Pedobacter sp. D749 genome:
- a CDS encoding PaaI family thioesterase yields MIISQNTLKWVMRFYPPLFFQRIWVQRFENEFRSCTVKLSKSFLNKNYNGSIFGGTIYAATDPFYALLFDQLMQRRGFKVRVWLKSASIQYLKPGRSTLYFTITVTDDMLAEAEHALKTIGKFVKAYPMEITNKNGELCATVMNEVYIRNLHQGETPRVAY; encoded by the coding sequence ATGATAATTTCTCAAAATACCCTTAAATGGGTAATGCGTTTTTACCCACCCCTATTTTTTCAACGCATTTGGGTTCAGAGATTTGAAAATGAATTTAGAAGCTGTACAGTTAAGCTTAGCAAGAGTTTTCTGAATAAAAATTATAACGGTTCTATTTTTGGAGGCACTATTTATGCAGCTACTGACCCGTTTTATGCCTTGTTATTTGATCAGTTAATGCAACGTCGGGGATTTAAAGTACGTGTTTGGTTAAAGAGCGCCTCTATACAATATTTAAAACCTGGTCGTTCTACATTATATTTTACTATAACAGTAACTGACGACATGCTTGCTGAAGCAGAACATGCCTTAAAAACCATTGGAAAGTTTGTAAAGGCTTACCCCATGGAAATAACCAATAAGAATGGTGAACTGTGTGCGACCGTAATGAATGAAGTATATATCCGAAACCTGCATCAGGGCGAAACGCCCAGAGTTGCTTACTAA
- a CDS encoding helix-turn-helix domain-containing protein has translation MPSIKSLILQGEGVMLDFKKTITNTEKIAKSLVAFANNKGGKLLIGVADDGSIKGVKSEEEEKYMILTSAHQFCKPAIEPYFEEIYVDDKLVLVVNIPESDTKPHYALDDQKKWWAYIRIDDKSILASRIIVEVLKQEYKNDGVLISYSENEKKLLEYLEQNEKITLKEFSKLLRSSYRKAQKVLVNLILTNVIKSHTSEKEEYFTAVR, from the coding sequence ATGCCGAGTATTAAGAGTTTAATTTTGCAGGGTGAGGGCGTTATGCTCGATTTTAAGAAAACCATTACCAATACAGAGAAAATTGCCAAGAGTCTGGTTGCTTTTGCTAATAATAAAGGTGGTAAATTATTAATTGGTGTGGCCGATGATGGATCTATTAAAGGTGTGAAATCAGAAGAAGAAGAGAAATATATGATTTTAACTTCTGCACATCAGTTTTGTAAGCCTGCGATTGAACCTTACTTTGAGGAAATTTATGTTGATGATAAATTAGTGCTGGTAGTTAATATTCCTGAAAGTGATACCAAACCGCATTATGCACTTGATGATCAAAAAAAATGGTGGGCTTATATCCGCATTGATGATAAAAGCATTTTAGCCAGTCGGATTATTGTTGAAGTACTTAAACAGGAATATAAAAATGACGGCGTGTTAATCTCTTACTCGGAGAACGAGAAAAAACTGCTCGAATACCTGGAACAGAATGAAAAAATTACCCTGAAAGAGTTTAGCAAACTATTACGCAGTTCGTACCGCAAAGCCCAAAAAGTATTGGTGAATTTAATCCTGACCAATGTAATTAAGTCGCATACTTCAGAAAAGGAAGAGTATTTTACAGCTGTTAGGTAG
- a CDS encoding coproporphyrinogen III oxidase, which produces MKKIILSLAFAGSLMIATSACNSSKNMAGSSDSTKTDSTTTAPMDTTSKKMPDTTKMPTDTTKKNPTM; this is translated from the coding sequence ATGAAAAAAATAATCTTAAGTCTTGCTTTTGCGGGTTCTCTTATGATAGCCACATCAGCATGCAATTCGTCAAAAAATATGGCTGGTTCTTCAGACAGCACTAAAACGGATTCGACAACAACGGCACCAATGGATACAACATCTAAAAAAATGCCAGACACGACAAAAATGCCAACTGACACTACAAAAAAGAACCCTACTATGTAG